The genomic window TGTTTGAAATGGATTGCTACTATTAACGGCTGTTTGTAATGCTGGTTGGTTCCAACGTAAAAAGGGATTTGTCCGCTTTTCTAACCCCAAATTAGAAGGAATTGTCGATTCGTTGCGGCTACGGACGGCTTGGACGGCAGCAAAACGAGTTTTTAAGTCAGGGTTGGTACTGTCTACTGTTAGGGCAAATTTGAGGTTATTTAGAGTGTATTCGTGGGCGCACCATACCCGTGTATCATCGGGTAAAGCTTGGAACTTGGTTAAAGACTCCAACATCTGCGTTGGCGTACCTTCAAACAATCGTCCGCAACCGCCAGCAAATAACGTATCGCCGCAAAATAGCTCCCCGGATTCGGTCGCTGTCGGCGGGAAATAGTAAGCTATATGGGCGCGGGTATGTCCGGGAACAAAAAATACTTGTCCCGTGCAATCGCCAAAAGTAACGCGATCGCCTTCTTTTAAAAATACTTGCTGTCCGGGTATTCTTCCCCGATCTTCAGCGCCACCATAAACTACAACATCATTGAAAAGTTTGATTAATTGCTGGTTTCCACCTACATGATCGTGGTGATGATGAGTGTTAAAAATTGCAACTAATTTAGCGTCTAGTTGTTGCAATTGCTCTATTACAGGTTCTGCGATCGCCGGATCGACCACCGCCGCAATATTTTTAGTGCGATCGCACAATAG from Synechocystis sp. PCC 7509 includes these protein-coding regions:
- the gloB gene encoding hydroxyacylglutathione hydrolase; its protein translation is MQVIRIPVLTDNYIFLLCDRTKNIAAVVDPAIAEPVIEQLQQLDAKLVAIFNTHHHHDHVGGNQQLIKLFNDVVVYGGAEDRGRIPGQQVFLKEGDRVTFGDCTGQVFFVPGHTRAHIAYYFPPTATESGELFCGDTLFAGGCGRLFEGTPTQMLESLTKFQALPDDTRVWCAHEYTLNNLKFALTVDSTNPDLKTRFAAVQAVRSRNESTIPSNLGLEKRTNPFLRWNQPALQTAVNSSNPFQTFARLRGMKDRF